A genome region from Streptomyces xanthophaeus includes the following:
- a CDS encoding outer membrane protein assembly factor BamB family protein, whose protein sequence is MERPRPVRLLGYLAFAGAAAFAAVAALYLVLLAKLVFADAPGRMCGIDSCPRGTGTLALLAPLCAAAAWLLWRTPRKRGHGRAPAHVRVIAGCVALAALGPGWLGFEWVRGPQLDLSGWQEPVHPAAPPVGVWAPAPGMLVRARTDGLVAYDGEGRKGWRLPAPERTPLCALSRTTPSGTGLLAYGESVGTCGSQVVAVDLAGGQVRWTRNTGRALVAAAGASAVVADRDTVTGLDLHGGHELWRVPVPADCTVKAVDGSERHALYVEECGDAARITAVDARTGTRAWQTALPTASRLREVRVLSAVPPVLRVTETSESGVDAVLLLDGTGRVRGSVPASGPDGDLLSEPSPVLTGGTLVTAVKQGKKNGVSAYSLTDGRRLWHAGAGDEEVRGLATTGPGEVGVVTSGHRWTYLTHRGLADGRRRAEPTVLRDLPLGERFAFYPGPPGSYVFVNLDRKGLLPPTFDIDPVFGW, encoded by the coding sequence ATGGAACGACCGCGGCCCGTGCGGCTCTTGGGGTACCTCGCGTTCGCCGGCGCCGCCGCATTCGCGGCGGTGGCCGCCCTGTACCTGGTCCTCCTGGCGAAGCTGGTGTTCGCCGACGCCCCCGGCCGCATGTGCGGGATCGACAGCTGCCCGCGAGGCACGGGCACCCTCGCGCTCCTCGCCCCGCTGTGCGCCGCCGCCGCGTGGCTGCTGTGGCGTACGCCGAGGAAGCGCGGCCACGGACGCGCCCCGGCGCACGTCCGGGTGATCGCCGGCTGCGTGGCGCTGGCCGCGCTGGGGCCCGGCTGGCTGGGCTTCGAGTGGGTGCGCGGCCCGCAGCTGGACCTGTCCGGGTGGCAGGAGCCGGTGCATCCGGCGGCGCCCCCGGTCGGCGTCTGGGCGCCCGCGCCCGGAATGCTCGTACGGGCCCGCACCGACGGCCTCGTCGCCTACGACGGGGAGGGCCGCAAGGGCTGGCGGCTGCCCGCCCCGGAGCGTACGCCGCTCTGCGCGCTCAGCCGGACGACCCCGTCGGGCACCGGCCTCCTCGCGTACGGGGAGAGCGTGGGGACATGCGGCTCGCAGGTCGTCGCCGTGGACCTGGCCGGGGGCCAGGTCCGGTGGACCCGGAACACCGGCCGGGCCCTGGTGGCCGCTGCGGGCGCGAGCGCCGTCGTGGCGGACCGGGACACGGTGACCGGCCTCGACCTGCACGGCGGGCATGAGCTCTGGCGGGTCCCGGTCCCGGCCGACTGCACGGTGAAGGCCGTCGACGGCTCGGAGCGGCACGCCCTGTACGTGGAGGAGTGCGGCGACGCCGCCCGGATCACGGCCGTCGACGCCCGTACGGGAACCCGCGCCTGGCAGACCGCGCTGCCGACGGCGAGCCGGCTGCGCGAGGTGCGGGTGCTGTCCGCCGTCCCGCCTGTCCTGCGCGTCACGGAGACCTCGGAAAGCGGCGTGGACGCGGTGCTGCTGCTCGACGGCACGGGCCGCGTGCGGGGCTCCGTACCCGCCTCGGGCCCGGACGGGGACCTGCTGTCCGAGCCGTCCCCGGTGCTGACCGGCGGCACGCTGGTCACCGCGGTGAAGCAGGGGAAGAAGAACGGCGTGTCCGCCTACTCCCTCACCGACGGCCGTCGCCTCTGGCACGCGGGCGCCGGCGACGAGGAGGTCCGCGGGCTGGCCACGACCGGCCCCGGCGAGGTCGGCGTGGTGACCTCCGGCCACCGGTGGACGTACCTCACCCACCGCGGCCTGGCCGACGGCAGGCGCCGGGCGGAGCCCACGGTCCTGCGCGACCTGCCGCTGGGCGAGCGGTTCGCCTTCTATCCCGGTCCGCCCGGCTCGTACGTCTTCGTCAACCTGGACCGCAAGGGCCTGCTGCCGCCGACCTTCGACATCGACCCGGTCTTCGGCTGGTGA
- the groL gene encoding chaperonin GroEL (60 kDa chaperone family; promotes refolding of misfolded polypeptides especially under stressful conditions; forms two stacked rings of heptamers to form a barrel-shaped 14mer; ends can be capped by GroES; misfolded proteins enter the barrel where they are refolded when GroES binds), whose amino-acid sequence MAKIIAFDEEARRGLERGMNQLADAVKVTLGPKGRNVVLEKKWGAPTITNDGVSIAKEIELEDPYEKIGAELVKEVAKKTDDVAGDGTTTATVLAQALVREGLRNVAAGANPMALKRGIEKAVEAVSAALLAQAKDVETKEQIASTASISAADTQIGELIAEAMDKVGKEGVITVEESQTFGLELELTEGMRFDKGYISAYFATDMERMESALDDPYILIVNSKIGSVKDLLPLLEKVMQSGKPLLIIAEDVEGEALSTLVVNKIRGTFKSVAVKAPGFGDRRKAMLGDIAILTGGTVISEEVGLKLENAGLDLLGRARKVVITKDETTIVDGAGDSDQVAGRVNQIRAEIENSDSDYDREKLQERLAKLAGGVAVIKAGAATEVELKERKHRIEDAVRNAKAAVEEGIVAGGGVALLQASAVFDKLELEGDEATGANAVKLALEAPLKQIAVNGGLEGGVVVEKVRNLPIGHGLNAATGEYVDMIAEGIIDPAKVTRSALQNAASIAALFLTTEAVIADKPEKAGAPAGGGMPGGDMDF is encoded by the coding sequence ATGGCCAAGATCATTGCGTTCGACGAGGAGGCCCGCCGCGGCCTCGAGCGTGGGATGAACCAGCTCGCCGACGCCGTCAAGGTCACCCTTGGCCCCAAGGGTCGCAACGTCGTCCTTGAGAAGAAGTGGGGCGCCCCCACGATCACCAACGATGGTGTCTCCATCGCCAAGGAGATCGAGCTCGAGGACCCGTACGAGAAGATCGGCGCCGAGCTGGTCAAGGAAGTCGCCAAGAAGACGGACGACGTCGCCGGCGACGGTACGACCACCGCCACCGTGCTCGCCCAGGCGCTCGTCCGCGAGGGTCTGCGCAACGTGGCCGCCGGTGCCAACCCGATGGCCCTCAAGCGTGGTATCGAGAAGGCCGTCGAGGCCGTCTCCGCCGCCCTGCTCGCCCAGGCCAAGGATGTCGAGACCAAGGAGCAGATCGCTTCCACGGCCTCCATCTCCGCCGCCGACACCCAGATCGGCGAGCTCATCGCCGAGGCCATGGACAAGGTCGGCAAGGAAGGCGTCATCACCGTCGAGGAGTCCCAGACCTTCGGTCTGGAGCTGGAGCTCACCGAGGGTATGCGCTTCGACAAGGGCTACATCTCGGCGTACTTCGCCACCGACATGGAGCGCATGGAGTCGGCCCTCGACGACCCGTACATCCTGATCGTCAACTCCAAGATCGGCTCGGTCAAGGACCTGCTGCCGCTCCTGGAGAAGGTCATGCAGTCCGGCAAGCCGCTGCTGATCATCGCCGAGGACGTCGAGGGCGAGGCGCTCTCCACCCTCGTCGTCAACAAGATCCGTGGCACCTTCAAGTCCGTCGCCGTCAAGGCCCCGGGCTTCGGTGACCGCCGCAAGGCCATGCTCGGTGACATCGCCATCCTCACGGGCGGCACGGTCATCTCCGAGGAGGTCGGCCTCAAGCTGGAGAACGCCGGTCTCGACCTGCTCGGCCGCGCCCGCAAGGTCGTCATCACCAAGGACGAGACCACCATCGTCGACGGTGCCGGTGACAGCGACCAGGTCGCCGGTCGCGTGAACCAGATCCGCGCCGAGATCGAGAACTCCGACTCGGACTACGACCGCGAGAAGCTCCAGGAGCGCCTCGCGAAGCTGGCCGGCGGCGTGGCCGTCATCAAGGCCGGTGCCGCGACCGAGGTCGAGCTCAAGGAGCGCAAGCACCGCATCGAGGACGCCGTTCGCAACGCGAAGGCGGCCGTCGAGGAGGGCATCGTCGCCGGTGGTGGCGTGGCCCTGCTGCAGGCCTCCGCGGTCTTCGACAAGCTGGAGCTCGAGGGTGACGAGGCGACCGGCGCCAACGCCGTGAAGCTCGCGCTGGAGGCCCCGCTCAAGCAGATCGCCGTCAACGGTGGCCTCGAGGGTGGCGTCGTCGTCGAGAAGGTGCGCAACCTGCCGATCGGTCACGGCCTGAACGCCGCGACCGGCGAGTACGTCGACATGATCGCCGAGGGCATCATCGACCCGGCGAAGGTCACGCGCTCCGCGCTGCAGAACGCCGCGTCGATCGCCGCGCTGTTCCTGACGACCGAGGCCGTCATCGCCGACAAGCCCGAGAAGGCCGGTGCCCCCGCGGGCGGCGGCATGCCGGGTGGTGACATGGACTTCTGA
- a CDS encoding DUF397 domain-containing protein — translation MTSKPEYDLSAAAWRKSTHSAGDGGNCLEVADGHPGLVPVRDSKQPEGPHVVFHAQAWARFVGSL, via the coding sequence ATGACCAGCAAGCCTGAGTACGACCTGTCGGCGGCCGCCTGGCGGAAGTCCACCCACAGCGCAGGCGACGGCGGAAACTGCCTGGAAGTGGCCGACGGACACCCCGGCCTCGTCCCCGTGAGGGACTCCAAGCAGCCCGAAGGCCCGCACGTGGTGTTCCACGCGCAGGCCTGGGCCCGGTTCGTCGGGTCGCTCTGA
- a CDS encoding S8 family peptidase, translating to MRQLAALTAAALLALTPVAAGAASADTPEPTPAPLLTSADAIPGSYIVTLDKNVAPAAFAKKLGLAAKFTYTKTINGFAASLTAAQLKSVRATHGVMSVTEDATVTAPPTPANGIGTKSPSNSWGLDRIDQRFLPLDNDFSANRSGQGVTAYIVDSGIDFRHPDFGGRARPGFDAIGDGRNGGDCNGHGTHVAGTVGGTTFGVARKVSLVSVRVLGCDNRGSWSGIIAGFDWVANNIRQPAVLNASLGGGRLEAVNNAVTAVSDRGVLPVVAAGNDNIDACRVSPASAARVVTVGATNRFDEETDFSNWGTCLDLYAPGKDIVSARLGGGSVALDGTSMAAPHVTGVAALYKSEHPNALPAEVTDFLNEVSTKDIVQNLSDDSPNQLLFTDGL from the coding sequence ATGCGTCAGCTCGCAGCCCTGACCGCCGCCGCCCTCCTGGCACTGACCCCCGTCGCGGCCGGCGCGGCTTCCGCCGACACCCCGGAGCCGACCCCGGCGCCGCTGCTCACGTCCGCGGACGCCATCCCGGGCAGCTACATCGTCACCCTCGACAAGAACGTCGCCCCGGCGGCGTTCGCGAAGAAGCTGGGCCTGGCGGCGAAGTTCACGTACACCAAGACGATCAACGGCTTCGCGGCGTCCCTCACGGCGGCGCAGCTGAAGTCCGTGCGTGCGACGCACGGCGTGATGTCCGTGACGGAGGACGCGACGGTGACCGCGCCGCCGACCCCCGCGAACGGGATCGGGACCAAGTCGCCTTCCAACTCCTGGGGTCTGGACCGCATCGACCAGCGGTTCCTGCCGCTGGACAACGACTTCAGCGCCAACCGCAGCGGCCAGGGTGTGACGGCGTACATCGTCGACAGCGGCATCGACTTCCGTCACCCCGACTTCGGCGGCCGTGCGCGGCCGGGCTTCGACGCGATCGGGGACGGCCGCAACGGCGGGGACTGCAACGGCCACGGCACGCACGTCGCGGGCACGGTCGGCGGGACGACCTTCGGCGTGGCGCGCAAGGTGAGCCTGGTCAGCGTCCGGGTCCTCGGCTGTGACAACCGTGGCTCCTGGTCGGGCATCATCGCCGGCTTCGACTGGGTGGCCAACAACATCCGGCAGCCTGCCGTCCTGAACGCCTCGCTGGGCGGCGGCCGGCTCGAAGCGGTCAACAACGCCGTGACCGCCGTGTCCGACCGGGGCGTGCTGCCGGTCGTCGCGGCGGGCAACGACAACATCGACGCCTGCCGGGTCTCGCCGGCGTCCGCCGCGCGCGTGGTGACGGTCGGCGCGACGAACCGCTTCGACGAGGAGACCGACTTCTCGAACTGGGGCACCTGCCTGGACCTGTACGCCCCCGGCAAGGACATCGTCTCCGCGCGTCTGGGCGGCGGCAGCGTGGCCCTGGACGGTACGTCCATGGCCGCGCCGCACGTCACCGGTGTGGCCGCGCTCTACAAGTCGGAGCACCCGAACGCGCTGCCGGCGGAGGTGACGGACTTCCTGAACGAGGTGTCCACGAAGGACATCGTCCAGAACCTCAGCGACGACAGCCCGAACCAGCTGCTGTTCACCGACGGTCTCTGA
- a CDS encoding MoaD/ThiS family protein produces the protein MSVNVRIPTILRTYTGGVAEVPAEGATLAEVIESLEKNHPGIAARVLDDQGKLRRFVNVYVNDDDVRFEGGLQAATPDGAGVSIIPAVAGGC, from the coding sequence ATGAGCGTCAACGTCCGCATCCCCACCATCCTGCGCACCTACACCGGCGGCGTCGCCGAGGTCCCGGCCGAGGGCGCGACCCTCGCCGAGGTCATCGAGTCCCTGGAGAAGAACCACCCGGGCATCGCCGCGCGCGTCCTGGACGACCAGGGCAAGCTGCGCCGTTTCGTGAACGTCTACGTCAACGACGACGACGTGCGCTTCGAGGGCGGGCTGCAGGCGGCGACGCCCGACGGCGCCGGCGTCTCGATCATCCCGGCCGTCGCCGGCGGTTGCTGA
- a CDS encoding SDR family oxidoreductase → MSRTALVTGGSRGIGRAIAERLAADGVIVVLTYANDGVAAGETVERITKHGGRAFALRAELGSPGSAAALWAAYDALGLDGVDIIVNNAGIGLPIPLGEITEQDFDRVFAVNVRAPFFVVQEALGRLRDGGRIINISSGAARIAMPEILAYGATKGALDTLTLNLAKALGARGITVNSVAPGIVDTDVNAGWLRGNAEAEAHAASLSALGRVGRPEDIADVVGFLASDAARWVTGRVVDATGGTAL, encoded by the coding sequence ATGAGCAGGACAGCGCTGGTCACGGGCGGCAGCAGGGGCATCGGACGGGCCATCGCCGAGCGGCTCGCCGCCGACGGTGTCATCGTCGTGCTCACGTACGCGAACGACGGCGTGGCCGCCGGCGAGACCGTCGAGCGGATCACGAAGCACGGCGGCCGGGCCTTCGCCCTCCGCGCGGAGCTCGGCAGCCCGGGCTCCGCCGCCGCGCTCTGGGCGGCGTACGACGCGCTGGGCCTCGACGGGGTCGACATCATCGTCAACAACGCGGGTATCGGACTGCCCATTCCACTCGGCGAGATCACCGAGCAGGACTTCGACCGGGTCTTCGCGGTGAACGTCCGGGCGCCGTTCTTCGTCGTCCAGGAGGCGCTCGGGCGGCTGCGCGACGGGGGCCGCATCATCAACATCTCCAGCGGCGCCGCGCGCATCGCGATGCCCGAGATCCTCGCCTACGGGGCCACCAAGGGCGCGCTCGACACACTGACCCTGAACCTCGCCAAGGCCCTCGGCGCGCGCGGGATCACCGTGAACTCGGTCGCCCCCGGCATCGTCGACACCGACGTCAACGCCGGCTGGCTGCGTGGCAACGCCGAGGCCGAGGCGCACGCCGCCTCCCTCTCCGCGCTCGGCCGGGTCGGCCGCCCCGAGGACATCGCGGACGTCGTCGGCTTCCTCGCCTCCGACGCCGCGCGCTGGGTGACGGGCCGCGTGGTCGACGCCACCGGAGGCACAGCGCTCTGA
- a CDS encoding protease inhibitor I9 family protein, with amino-acid sequence MRIRLSRALPVAVAVLAAVAVLPVATATADGPEPVPHTLPAADHTTYIVTVREDSDPAEVAERVGATPVHIYRTVLHGFSARLSPDQVEALQEMPDVETVEEDGRATGGEAFGQYWGWGSSGV; translated from the coding sequence ATGCGCATCCGCCTGAGCCGAGCCCTGCCCGTGGCCGTCGCCGTGCTGGCCGCCGTCGCCGTACTGCCCGTGGCCACGGCCACCGCCGACGGGCCGGAGCCCGTACCGCACACGCTTCCCGCCGCCGACCACACCACGTACATCGTCACCGTGCGGGAGGACAGCGACCCCGCCGAAGTGGCCGAGCGGGTCGGCGCCACCCCGGTCCACATCTACCGCACCGTCCTGCACGGCTTCTCCGCCCGGCTCAGCCCCGACCAGGTCGAGGCCCTGCAGGAGATGCCGGACGTCGAGACCGTCGAGGAGGACGGCCGGGCCACCGGCGGCGAGGCCTTCGGCCAGTACTGGGGATGGGGGTCCTCCGGCGTGTGA
- a CDS encoding S8 family peptidase, with product MRLLARLAAAALLTVPPVAAGTASAAAPEPTPAPLKSAANPVPGMYIVTLENGVDAAKAAQKLGLKPSFVYTSALNGFAVPMTPLQLTIVRNSLGVKSVEEDARVQSVPRPSNAPGTRAPSNSWGQDRIDQEKLPLDNSFTVEGNGAGVTAYILDTGIDYQHAEFGGPDATRATFGFDAVDDGRNGQDCQGHGTHVAGTVAGATYGIAKKASLVSVRVLGCDGTGTWSGIIAGLDWVAKNAKQPAVLNASLGGERSDAVNNAADAVTDAGVLPVVAAGNSAKDACGVSPASAGKVFTVAASNQWDEETSFSNWGQCVSVYAPGEAIVSAKLGGGSVALNGTSMAAPHAAGVAVLYKGKNPKATPEEIAEFLESESTKDVLSSLSPASPNKLLFTAGL from the coding sequence ATGCGCCTGCTCGCACGCCTGGCCGCCGCCGCCCTCCTCACCGTCCCCCCGGTCGCCGCCGGTACGGCCTCCGCCGCGGCCCCGGAGCCGACCCCGGCGCCGCTGAAGTCCGCCGCCAACCCGGTGCCCGGCATGTACATCGTGACGCTGGAGAACGGGGTGGACGCGGCCAAGGCCGCGCAGAAGCTGGGCCTGAAGCCCTCCTTCGTCTACACCTCGGCGCTGAACGGCTTCGCGGTCCCGATGACCCCGCTCCAGCTGACGATCGTCCGCAACAGCCTGGGGGTCAAGTCGGTCGAGGAGGACGCGAGGGTGCAGTCGGTGCCGAGGCCCAGCAACGCCCCTGGCACCCGTGCTCCGTCGAACTCGTGGGGCCAGGACCGCATCGACCAGGAGAAGCTGCCGCTCGACAACAGCTTCACTGTTGAGGGCAACGGGGCCGGGGTGACCGCGTACATCCTCGACACCGGCATCGACTACCAGCACGCCGAGTTCGGCGGCCCCGACGCCACACGCGCCACCTTCGGCTTCGACGCCGTCGATGACGGCCGTAACGGCCAGGACTGCCAGGGCCACGGCACGCACGTCGCGGGTACGGTCGCGGGCGCGACCTACGGGATCGCGAAGAAGGCGAGCCTGGTGAGCGTCCGCGTCCTCGGCTGCGACGGCACGGGCACGTGGTCGGGGATCATCGCGGGCCTGGACTGGGTGGCGAAGAACGCCAAGCAGCCGGCGGTGCTGAACGCCTCCCTGGGCGGGGAGAGGTCGGACGCGGTCAACAACGCCGCGGACGCGGTCACCGACGCGGGTGTGCTGCCGGTCGTCGCGGCGGGCAACTCCGCGAAGGACGCGTGCGGGGTCTCGCCGGCCTCCGCCGGGAAGGTGTTCACGGTCGCGGCGAGCAACCAGTGGGACGAGGAGACCTCCTTCTCCAACTGGGGGCAGTGCGTCTCCGTGTACGCACCGGGCGAGGCGATCGTCTCCGCCAAGCTCGGCGGCGGCAGCGTGGCGCTGAACGGCACGTCGATGGCGGCTCCGCACGCCGCCGGTGTGGCCGTCCTCTACAAGGGCAAGAACCCCAAGGCGACCCCCGAGGAGATCGCCGAATTCCTGGAGTCCGAGTCCACCAAGGACGTCCTGAGCAGCCTCAGCCCGGCCAGCCCGAACAAGCTGCTGTTCACCGCCGGTCTCTGA
- a CDS encoding cold-shock protein → MAQGTVKWFNAEKGYGFIAVDGGADVFVHYSAIQMDGYRTLEEGQRVEFEISQGQKGPQADMVKLALG, encoded by the coding sequence ATGGCTCAGGGCACCGTCAAGTGGTTCAACGCGGAGAAGGGCTACGGCTTCATCGCGGTCGACGGTGGTGCGGATGTGTTCGTCCACTACAGCGCCATCCAGATGGACGGGTACCGCACCCTTGAAGAGGGTCAGCGGGTCGAGTTCGAGATCTCGCAGGGCCAGAAGGGTCCGCAGGCGGACATGGTCAAGCTCGCACTCGGCTAG
- the thrC gene encoding threonine synthase: MAAQTVATSVDLGPATGLSCRECGTRFELGPIFACAECFGPLEVAYDLPTGDPEALRAAIEAGPNNIWRYAPLLPVPADVAAKPSLNPGFTKLVDAANLAKELGITGKLYVKDDSGNPTHSFKDRVVAIAVEAARAFGFTTLSCSSTGNLAGAVGAAAARAGFRSCVFIPHDLEQGKVVMAGVYGGDLVGIEGNYDDVNRFCSELIGDPLGEGWGFVNVNLRPYYGEGSKTLAYEICEQLGWQLPDQIVIPIASGSQLTKIDKGLQELIKLGLVEDKPYKIFGAQAEGCSPVSTAFKAGHDVVRPQKPNTIAKSLAIGNPADGPYVLDIARRTGGFVEDVTDEQVVEAIKILAQTEGIFAETAGGVTVGVTKKLIDNGQLDPTLTTVVLNTGDGLKTLEAVAADSGQTATIRPSLDAFRAAGLA; this comes from the coding sequence ATGGCTGCACAGACTGTCGCCACCTCTGTTGATCTCGGACCTGCCACCGGCCTTTCCTGTCGCGAGTGCGGTACCCGCTTCGAGCTCGGCCCCATCTTCGCGTGCGCCGAATGCTTCGGACCGCTGGAAGTCGCCTACGACCTCCCGACCGGTGACCCCGAAGCGCTGCGCGCCGCGATCGAGGCCGGCCCGAACAACATCTGGCGCTACGCGCCGCTGCTGCCCGTCCCCGCGGACGTGGCCGCCAAGCCCAGCCTGAACCCCGGCTTCACCAAGCTCGTGGACGCGGCCAACCTGGCCAAGGAGCTGGGCATCACCGGCAAGCTCTACGTCAAGGACGACTCCGGCAACCCGACGCACTCCTTCAAGGACCGCGTCGTGGCCATCGCCGTCGAGGCCGCCCGTGCCTTCGGCTTCACCACCCTGTCCTGCTCCTCGACCGGCAACCTGGCCGGCGCCGTCGGCGCCGCGGCCGCCCGGGCCGGCTTCCGCTCCTGCGTGTTCATCCCGCACGACCTGGAGCAGGGCAAGGTCGTCATGGCCGGTGTGTACGGCGGCGACCTGGTCGGCATCGAGGGCAACTACGACGACGTCAACCGCTTCTGCTCCGAGCTCATCGGCGACCCGCTGGGCGAGGGCTGGGGCTTCGTCAACGTCAACCTGCGTCCGTACTACGGCGAGGGCTCCAAGACGCTCGCGTACGAGATCTGCGAGCAGCTCGGCTGGCAGCTGCCCGACCAGATCGTGATCCCGATCGCGTCCGGCTCGCAGCTGACGAAGATCGACAAGGGTCTGCAGGAGCTCATCAAGCTCGGCCTCGTCGAGGACAAGCCGTACAAGATCTTCGGCGCCCAGGCCGAGGGCTGCTCCCCGGTGTCCACCGCCTTCAAGGCCGGTCACGACGTGGTCCGCCCGCAGAAGCCGAACACCATCGCCAAGTCGCTGGCCATCGGCAACCCGGCGGACGGCCCGTACGTCCTGGACATCGCCCGCCGCACCGGCGGTTTCGTCGAGGACGTCACCGACGAGCAGGTCGTCGAGGCCATCAAGATCCTCGCGCAGACCGAGGGCATCTTCGCGGAGACCGCGGGCGGTGTGACCGTCGGCGTGACGAAGAAGCTCATCGACAACGGGCAGCTCGACCCGACGCTGACCACCGTCGTCCTCAACACCGGTGACGGCCTCAAGACCCTGGAGGCGGTGGCCGCGGACAGCGGGCAGACCGCCACCATCCGCCCGAGCCTGGACGCGTTCCGCGCCGCCGGCCTGGCCTGA
- a CDS encoding protease inhibitor I9 family protein — protein sequence MRIRLSRALPVAAAVLAAVAVVAAVAARPVSAAAADVQEPVPHAAPTAEHATYIVTVRGDADPAEVARRVGATPVHVYRTVLHGFAARLSPEQVEALRAMPDVESVEEDRGATGFGTGL from the coding sequence ATGCGCATCCGTCTGAGCCGAGCCCTGCCCGTGGCCGCCGCCGTGCTGGCCGCCGTCGCCGTAGTGGCCGCCGTCGCCGCCCGGCCCGTGTCGGCGGCCGCCGCGGACGTGCAGGAACCCGTACCGCACGCGGCCCCCACCGCCGAGCACGCCACGTACATCGTCACCGTGCGGGGGGACGCCGACCCGGCCGAGGTGGCCCGGCGGGTCGGCGCCACCCCGGTCCACGTCTACCGCACCGTCCTGCACGGCTTCGCCGCCCGGCTCAGCCCCGAGCAGGTCGAGGCCCTGCGCGCGATGCCGGACGTCGAGTCCGTGGAGGAGGACCGCGGGGCCACGGGCTTCGGCACCGGCCTCTGA
- a CDS encoding helix-turn-helix domain-containing protein yields the protein MARKNLDPSSSPRALLGAELRVARERAGMSQAELGERLFVSGAFIGQLEAGTRRMHLEFARQIDEILDTGGFFVRNCGAAAESKYPDHFAAAAEAEALAKTIREYAPQLIPGLLQTEAYAREVFRAYQPTATEETINELVTNRLARASLLNDPTTPLLWCVLDEAVLRRAGDSPAILAEALRHIARLIRSCRVIVQVLPFSAGFHAGLAGTLKLMSFDDAPPLSYVDGLGMGQLFDDPATVAQHTLTYDLLTANALSPRKSLALIESVAEDYEHDQQA from the coding sequence ATGGCACGGAAGAACCTCGATCCCTCCTCCTCACCCCGCGCCCTCCTGGGCGCGGAACTGCGCGTAGCGCGCGAACGCGCGGGCATGAGCCAGGCCGAACTCGGCGAACGGCTCTTCGTCAGCGGCGCGTTCATCGGCCAGCTCGAAGCCGGCACCCGACGGATGCACCTGGAGTTCGCCCGCCAGATCGACGAGATCCTCGACACGGGCGGATTCTTCGTCCGCAACTGCGGGGCGGCTGCCGAGTCGAAGTACCCGGACCACTTCGCGGCGGCCGCCGAAGCCGAAGCTCTGGCGAAGACCATCCGGGAGTACGCGCCGCAGCTGATCCCAGGACTGCTCCAGACAGAGGCGTACGCGCGCGAAGTGTTCCGCGCGTACCAGCCGACGGCCACGGAGGAGACCATCAACGAGCTGGTCACGAATCGCCTGGCCAGGGCCTCGCTGCTCAACGACCCAACAACCCCGCTGTTGTGGTGCGTCCTCGACGAGGCGGTCCTGCGACGCGCCGGGGACAGCCCGGCGATCCTGGCCGAGGCCCTGCGGCACATCGCGAGACTGATCCGCTCCTGCCGGGTCATCGTGCAGGTGCTTCCGTTCAGTGCGGGCTTCCATGCGGGGCTGGCAGGCACCCTCAAGCTGATGTCGTTCGATGACGCGCCGCCACTCTCCTACGTCGACGGCCTCGGGATGGGCCAGTTGTTCGACGATCCGGCGACCGTCGCCCAACACACCCTGACCTACGATCTCCTCACGGCCAACGCGCTGTCACCGCGCAAGTCCCTGGCCCTGATCGAATCGGTGGCGGAGGATTACGAACATGACCAGCAAGCCTGA
- a CDS encoding phosphoribosylanthranilate isomerase produces MADLFVKICGLRTAHDVDVAVAAGADAVGFVFAPGSPRTVDAATARELAARVPDGVLTVGVFRGQAVAEVRRFAEESGVRGVQLHGEEGPEDFAALRAEGRTLLRATAERVRRCGEYGEDLLLLDAPDPGSGKPWNWGAADFTAPEGRWLLAGGLNPGNVREALAATGAWGVDVSSGVERERGVKSPELIRAFVEAARG; encoded by the coding sequence ATGGCTGATCTCTTCGTCAAGATCTGCGGGCTCAGGACCGCGCACGATGTCGACGTGGCCGTGGCCGCCGGGGCGGACGCCGTCGGGTTCGTCTTCGCGCCCGGGAGCCCGCGGACCGTGGACGCCGCCACCGCGCGGGAGCTGGCGGCGCGGGTGCCGGACGGGGTACTCACCGTCGGCGTGTTCCGGGGGCAGGCGGTGGCGGAGGTGCGCCGGTTCGCCGAGGAGAGCGGTGTGCGCGGGGTGCAGCTGCACGGCGAGGAGGGGCCCGAGGACTTCGCGGCGCTGCGCGCCGAGGGCCGGACCCTGCTGCGGGCCACCGCCGAGCGCGTGCGGCGCTGCGGCGAGTACGGCGAGGACCTGCTGCTGCTGGACGCGCCCGACCCGGGCTCCGGCAAGCCGTGGAACTGGGGCGCGGCGGACTTCACCGCGCCCGAGGGGCGCTGGCTGCTCGCGGGCGGGCTGAACCCGGGCAACGTACGGGAGGCGCTCGCGGCCACCGGGGCGTGGGGTGTGGACGTGTCCAGCGGGGTGGAGCGGGAGCGCGGCGTGAAGTCGCCGGAGCTGATCCGTGCGTTCGTCGAGGCCGCCCGGGGCTGA